The following are encoded together in the Oncorhynchus nerka isolate Pitt River linkage group LG23, Oner_Uvic_2.0, whole genome shotgun sequence genome:
- the sox8a gene encoding transcription factor SOX-8a — translation MTEENSKSFNNHPCSPTGTASSMSQDDSDSDVPSSPTGSDGQAPRHSPGDGITPKLDTGEEDNRFPACIRDAVTQVLNGYDWSLVPMPTRGDRALKNKPHVKRPMNAFMVWAQAARRKLADQYPHLHNAELSKTLGKLWRLLSESEKRPFVEEAERLRVQHKKDYPDYKYQPRRRKSTKPGQSDSDSGAELAHLHPGQMYKAEPGLARPTSMGDGQHHLERTSQPHGPPTPPTTPKTELHLGVKHEGRHPLDGGRQNIDFSNVDISELSTDVISNMEAFDVHEFDQYLPLNGHGSADAPPNHGQGGQGPNPPSGSLSSSYGHSHSNASPWGPKGPGAGSAPPSSSSSSSNSDSLHHRTQIKTEQLSPRHYSSQQSHSTPPPHPDYTPLNSGSCPSSAASSSSSSLPSPQCDYADLQSPSYYSAYTSYPAGLYPYPYFHSSRHPYGSPLINSLAIPPPHSHSPNWEQTVYSTLTRP, via the exons ATGACGGAGGAAAATAGTAAGTCGTTCAACAACCATCCATGCAGTCCAACGGGAACTGCCAGCTCGATGTCGCAGGACGACTCGGATTCGGACGTCCCGTCCTCTCCAACCGGCTCCGATGGACAGGCGCCCAGGCACTCACCCGGCGACGGGATTACCCCAAAACTGGACACCGGCGAGGAGGATAACCGGTTTCCCGCGTGCATCCGAGACGCGGTGACTCAGGTGCTGAACGGATACGACTGGTCGCTCGTACCGATGCCTACACGAGGAGACCGAGCTCTGAAAAACAAACCCCATGTGAAGCGGCCAATGAACGCGTTCATGGTGTGGGCGCAGGCGGCGCGAAGGAAACTAGCGGACCAGTACCCGCATCTCCACAACGCAGAACTCAGCAAGACCTTGGGGAAGCTATGGCG CCTGCTCTCTGAAAGCGAGAAGAGGCCATTtgtggaggaggcagagagactgAGGGTCCAACACAAGAAAGACTACCCTGACTACAAGTACCAACCACGGAGAAGGAAGAGCACCAAGCCAGGTCAGAGTGACTCGGACTCCGGGGCTGAGCTGGCCCACCTCCACCCGGGCCAGATGTacaaggctgaacctggtctggCCAGACCGACCTCCATGGGGGATGGACAACATCATCTAGAGCGGACAA GCCAACCACATGGACCCCCCACACCCCCCACCACCCCCAAGACAGAGCTGCACCTGGGGGTGAAACACGAGGGCCGGCACCCCCTGGACGGTGGTCGGCAGAACATCGACTTCAGCAACGTGGATATCTCAGAGCTGAGCACTGACGTCATCAGTAACATGGAGGCCTTCGACGTCCACGAGTTTGACCAGTACCTGCCACTCAACGGGCATGGCTCTGCCGATGCACCTCCCAACCACGGGCAGGGGGGGCAAGGACCCAACCCCCCCTCTGGGTCCCTAAGCTCCTCCTATGGCCACTCCCACAGCAATGCCTCGCCTTGGGGTCCTAAAGGGCCGGGAGCGGGGTCGGCACCCCCTTCTTCCTCCTCGTCCTCAAGTAACAGCGATAGCCTTCACCACAGAACGCAGATCAAAACGGAGCAGCTGAGTCCCAGGCACTACAGCAGCCAGCAGTCCCACTCCACCCCGCCACCCCACCCCGACTACACCCCCCTCAACTCCGGGAGCTGCCCCTCCTctgcagcctcctcttcctcctcctccttgcccAGCCCCCAGTGTGACTATGCAGACCTCCAGAGCCCCAGCTACTACAGTGCCTACACCAGCTACCCCGCAGGTCTCTATCCGTACCCCTACTTCCACTCCTCTCGCCACCCCTACGGCAGCCCGCTCATCAACAGCCTAgctatccctccaccccacagccACAGCCCAAACTGGGAGCAGACTGTCTATTCCACACTCACCAGGCCTTAG
- the LOC115106429 gene encoding arf-GAP with dual PH domain-containing protein 1 isoform X1: protein MASESETNKRLLLDVLTRPGNDACADCGNAEPDWASVTLGVFVCQGCSLLHRGIPHISRVKSVQQESWEASEVELMAAMGNEAAKAKYEQKVPAFYYRPKHTDCKLLREQWIRARYERNEFEFIEKQEPYSAGYREGFLWKRGRDNGQFLSRKFILSEREGALKYFSKQEFVYLPQARDPKAVMKIETLNATFQPAKIGNPYGLQITYLRDNSTRNIFVYHSDSKEMVDWFNAIRAARFHYLQVAFPGASDEELVPKLTRSFMKEGFMEKTGPKHTEGFKKRWFTMDDRRLMYFKDPLDAYARGEVFIGSKENSYTVLPGLPPSTQGYHWNHGITIVTPDRKFLFACETEAEQKDWITAFQRVINRPMRPQEYAVEAHFKHKP from the exons aGCCAGACTGGGCGTCGGTGActttgggtgtgtttgtgtgccagggctgctctctcctccacagAGGCATCCCCCACATCAGCAGGGTCAAGTCCGTCCAGCAGGAGTCATGGGAGGCCTCAGAGGTGGAG CTAATGGCTGCCATGGGTAACGAAGCAGCCAAAGCTAAGTACGAACAGAAGGTTCCAGCATTCTACTACAGACCCAAACACACAGACTGCAA GCTACTGCGGGAGCAATGGATCCGAGCCAGGTACGAGAGGAACGAGTTTGAGTTCATCGAGAAACAGGAGCCATACTCTGCAG GGTACAGAGAGGGGTTTCTATGGAAACGGGGCCGAGACAACGGTCAGTTCCTCAGTCGGAAATTCATCCTGTCGGAACGAGAGGGGGCGCTCAAGTACTTCAGCAAGCAGGAG TTTGTGTATCTCCCCCAGGCGCGGGACCCCAAGGCGGTGATGAAGATTGAAACTCTCAACGCTACGTTCCAGCCGGCTAAGATAGGCAACCCCTACGGCCTGCAGATCACCTACCTTAGAGACAACAGCACCAGGAACATCTTTGTGTACCACAGCGACTCTAAG GAAATGGTGGACTGGTTCAACGCTATCAGAGCTGCCAGGTTTCATTACCTTCAGGTGGCCTTCCCTGGAGCCAGTGACGAGGAG CTGGTGCCCAAACTGACGCGTAGCTTCATGAAGGAGGGCTTCATGGAGAAAACAGGCCCAAAACACACAGAGGGCTTTAAGAAGAGGTGGTTCACCATGGATGACAGGAGACTCATGTACTTCAAAGATCCTCTG gaTGCCTATGCGAGGGGAGAGGTTTTCATCGGCAGTAAGGAGAACAGCTACACCGTGCTCCCGGGCCTTCCCCCTTCCACTCAGGGCTACCACTGGAACCATGGCATCACCATAGTAACACCAGACAGGAAGTTCCTGTTTGCCTGCGAGACGGAGGCGGAGCAGAAAGACTGGATCACTGCTTTCCAGAGGGTTATCAACAGACCCATGAGACCACAGGAGTACGCAG TGGAGGCCCACTTCAAACACAAGCCCTGA
- the LOC115106429 gene encoding arf-GAP with dual PH domain-containing protein 1 isoform X2 — MASESETNKRLLLDVLTRPGNDACADCGNAEPDWASVTLGVFVCQGCSLLHRGIPHISRVKSVQQESWEASEVELMAAMGNEAAKAKYEQKVPAFYYRPKHTDCKLLREQWIRARYERNEFEFIEKQEPYSAGYREGFLWKRGRDNGQFLSRKFILSEREGALKYFSKQEARDPKAVMKIETLNATFQPAKIGNPYGLQITYLRDNSTRNIFVYHSDSKEMVDWFNAIRAARFHYLQVAFPGASDEELVPKLTRSFMKEGFMEKTGPKHTEGFKKRWFTMDDRRLMYFKDPLDAYARGEVFIGSKENSYTVLPGLPPSTQGYHWNHGITIVTPDRKFLFACETEAEQKDWITAFQRVINRPMRPQEYAVEAHFKHKP; from the exons aGCCAGACTGGGCGTCGGTGActttgggtgtgtttgtgtgccagggctgctctctcctccacagAGGCATCCCCCACATCAGCAGGGTCAAGTCCGTCCAGCAGGAGTCATGGGAGGCCTCAGAGGTGGAG CTAATGGCTGCCATGGGTAACGAAGCAGCCAAAGCTAAGTACGAACAGAAGGTTCCAGCATTCTACTACAGACCCAAACACACAGACTGCAA GCTACTGCGGGAGCAATGGATCCGAGCCAGGTACGAGAGGAACGAGTTTGAGTTCATCGAGAAACAGGAGCCATACTCTGCAG GGTACAGAGAGGGGTTTCTATGGAAACGGGGCCGAGACAACGGTCAGTTCCTCAGTCGGAAATTCATCCTGTCGGAACGAGAGGGGGCGCTCAAGTACTTCAGCAAGCAGGAG GCGCGGGACCCCAAGGCGGTGATGAAGATTGAAACTCTCAACGCTACGTTCCAGCCGGCTAAGATAGGCAACCCCTACGGCCTGCAGATCACCTACCTTAGAGACAACAGCACCAGGAACATCTTTGTGTACCACAGCGACTCTAAG GAAATGGTGGACTGGTTCAACGCTATCAGAGCTGCCAGGTTTCATTACCTTCAGGTGGCCTTCCCTGGAGCCAGTGACGAGGAG CTGGTGCCCAAACTGACGCGTAGCTTCATGAAGGAGGGCTTCATGGAGAAAACAGGCCCAAAACACACAGAGGGCTTTAAGAAGAGGTGGTTCACCATGGATGACAGGAGACTCATGTACTTCAAAGATCCTCTG gaTGCCTATGCGAGGGGAGAGGTTTTCATCGGCAGTAAGGAGAACAGCTACACCGTGCTCCCGGGCCTTCCCCCTTCCACTCAGGGCTACCACTGGAACCATGGCATCACCATAGTAACACCAGACAGGAAGTTCCTGTTTGCCTGCGAGACGGAGGCGGAGCAGAAAGACTGGATCACTGCTTTCCAGAGGGTTATCAACAGACCCATGAGACCACAGGAGTACGCAG TGGAGGCCCACTTCAAACACAAGCCCTGA